A region from the Falco peregrinus isolate bFalPer1 chromosome 19, bFalPer1.pri, whole genome shotgun sequence genome encodes:
- the AQP5 gene encoding aquaporin-5, translated as MKKEILTLAFARSVFVEFISTLIFVFIGLGSALKWPSALPSILQISLAFGLAIGTLVQAFGHISGAHINPAVTIAFFVGNQISFLRTLFYVIAQLVGAIAGAGILYGVTPANTRGNLAINALNNNTTPGQALVVEIILTFQLAACIFASTDNRRNGNVGSPALSIGFSVALGHLVGIYFTGCSMNPARSFGPAVIVRRFSPAHWVFWVGPILGACLAALLYFYILVPYCMNMSDRVAIIKGTYESEEEWEEQREERKKSMELTPP; from the exons ATGAAGAAGGAAATATTAACCCTGGCCTTTGCTCGCTCTGTCTTCGTCGAGTTTATCTCCACGCTCATCTTTGTCTTCATCGGCCTCGGCTCAGCCCTGAAGTGGCCGtctgccctccccagcatccTTCAGATCTCCCTGGCGTTTGGCCTGGCCATCGGCACGTTGGTGCAGGCGTTTGGCCACATCAGCGGCGCCCACATCAACCCGGCGGTGACCATCGCCTTCTTTGTCGGGAACCAGATCTCCTTCCTCCGGACGCTCTTCTACGTGATCGCCCAATTGGTTGGGGCCATTGCTGGGGCTGGCATCCTCTACGGCGTGACACCAGCCAACACCCGTGGCAACCTGGCCATCAATGCA CTCAACAACAACACAACCCCGGGCCAGGCCCTCGTGGTGGAGATCATCCTCACCTTCCAGCTGGCCGCATGCATCTTCGCATCCACAGACAACCGCAGGAACGGCAACGTGGGCTCCCCGGCGCTGTCCATCGGCTTCTCCGTTGCCTTAGGCCACTTGGTGGGG ATCTACTTCACCGGCTGCTCCATGAACCCAGCCCGGTCCTTCGGGCCCGCGGTCATCGTGAGGAGGTTCAGcccagcacactgg GTGTTCTGGGTTGGACCCATCCTTGGGGCttgcctggctgctctgctctaCTTCTACATCCTCGTCCCCTACTGCATGAACATGTCAGATAGGGTTGCCATCATCAAGGGCACCTATGAGTCAGAGGAGGAgtgggaagagcagagagaggagaggaagaagtcCATGGAGTTGACCCCACCATAG
- the LOC101916684 gene encoding exendin-3-like, protein MPMVRWLYLSGLVFAMLIPAAWQMGPKDLGDMSRWHSYESQSAQSFASNLKRHSEGTFTSDFTRYLDKMKAKDFVHWLINTKRYR, encoded by the exons ATGCCGATGGTCCGGTGGCTGTACCTCTCCGGGCTGGTGTTTGCCATGCTGATCCCGGCAGCGTGGCAGATGGGCCCCAAGGACTTGGGTGACATGTCCAG GTGGCACTCGTACGAATCCCAAAGCGCCCAAAGCTTCGCATCCAACCTCAAGCGGCACTCGGAAGGCACCTTCACCAGCGACTTCACCCGCTACCTGGACAAGATGAAGGCCAAGGACTTCGTGCACTGGCTCATCAACACCAAGCGCTACAGGTAA